Proteins encoded in a region of the Zea mays cultivar B73 chromosome 4, Zm-B73-REFERENCE-NAM-5.0, whole genome shotgun sequence genome:
- the LOC100216604 gene encoding putative RING zinc finger domain superfamily protein isoform X2, whose amino-acid sequence MDLERSPPASSAEAPGDGGGGGAAACSICLDAVLARSAGRSVAKLQCGHEFHLDCIGSAFNAKGAMQCPNCRKIEKGRWLYASGHRASVDIDMGGWVTSDNYDITSELPFGFQWCPFSGFTRLASMFEEREAELTYHTTGDRSSAASSSLVCPYLALRGFLHPVHVPSTSNPGAESTSFRRHATGLEGHATLDLNNAQLFHAIESINHDSEHRHLSNLPVSGIPEYSMTPFGIGLPRYDSGSQQRFRSYAHHHPLIHRPAPRSGSNLVAPPLGSVPAVVAAAETARGSHMYQRSSVHGSPFPPTTTRRVRPRALTITSFIAATSSEPCAWRL is encoded by the exons ATGGATCTAGAGAGGTCACCGCCAGCGTCGTCGGCGGAGGCGCCCGGGGACGGCGGCGGGGGCGGGGCCGCGGCCTGCTCAATCTGCCTGGATGCGGTGCTCGCCCGCAGCGCTGGTCGCTCCGTCGCCAAGCTACAATGCGGACACGAGTTCCACCTAG ATTGTATTGGGTCTGCATTCAATGCAAAAGGAGCGATGCAATGCCCTAACTGTCGGAAGATTGAGAAAGGTCGCTGGCTTTATGCAAGCGGACATCGCGCCTCTGTTGATATTGATATGGGTGGCTGGGTGACCAGTGACAACTATGATATCACCTCCGAGCTT CCTTTTGGATTTCAATGGTGCCCCTTTAGTGGATTCACCCGGCTAGCATCCATGTTTGA GGAGCGTGAAGCTGAGCTTACTT ATCACACAACTGGAGATCGCTCAAGTGCTGCAAGCAGTTCACTTGTTTGCCCATATCTTGCCCTGCGTGGTTTTCTGCATCCTGTTCATGTGCCTTCTACATCTAATCCTGGTgctgaaagcacttcatttcgtcGGCATGCAACTGGCTTGGAAGGCCATGCCACTCTTGATTTGAATAATGCTCAACTTTTCCATGCGATTGAGTCAATAAATCATGACAGTGAGCACAGACATTTGAGTAATCTTCCTGTATCAGGAATTCCTGAGTATTCTATGACTCCATTTGGTATAGGACTACCAAGATATGACAGTGGCAGCCAACAGAGATTCAGATCATATGCACATCATCATCCCCTAATCCATAG GCCAGCACCTCGCAGTGGGAGCAATTTGGTGGCACCACCATTGGGGTCGGTTCCAGCtgtggtggcggcggcggagaCCGCAAGAGGCAGCCACATGTACCAACGCTCGTCCGTGCATGGCAGCCCGTTCCCTCCTACCACCACTAGAAGGGTGAGGCCGAGAGCCTTGACGATCACATCGTTCATCGCAGCGACGTCCTCAG AACCATGCGCATGGAGGCTTTAG
- the LOC100216604 gene encoding putative RING zinc finger domain superfamily protein — MDLERSPPASSAEAPGDGGGGGAAACSICLDAVLARSAGRSVAKLQCGHEFHLDCIGSAFNAKGAMQCPNCRKIEKGRWLYASGHRASVDIDMGGWVTSDNYDITSELPFGFQWCPFSGFTRLASMFEEREAELTYHTTGDRSSAASSSLVCPYLALRGFLHPVHVPSTSNPGAESTSFRRHATGLEGHATLDLNNAQLFHAIESINHDSEHRHLSNLPVSGIPEYSMTPFGIGLPRYDSGSQQRFRSYAHHHPLIHRPAPRSGSNLVAPPLGSVPAVVAAAETARGSHMYQRSSVHGSPFPPTTTRRVRPRALTITSFIAATSSGEIGGPHGFSAPGAAMNRSVSDAEGISRPIDRPYNAWGREGFAPFPWIPAEGESHWWGTFNPVQNHAHGGFSRRPAGERMPPQSQSHPENSYQAVPPSQRMPPFL; from the exons ATGGATCTAGAGAGGTCACCGCCAGCGTCGTCGGCGGAGGCGCCCGGGGACGGCGGCGGGGGCGGGGCCGCGGCCTGCTCAATCTGCCTGGATGCGGTGCTCGCCCGCAGCGCTGGTCGCTCCGTCGCCAAGCTACAATGCGGACACGAGTTCCACCTAG ATTGTATTGGGTCTGCATTCAATGCAAAAGGAGCGATGCAATGCCCTAACTGTCGGAAGATTGAGAAAGGTCGCTGGCTTTATGCAAGCGGACATCGCGCCTCTGTTGATATTGATATGGGTGGCTGGGTGACCAGTGACAACTATGATATCACCTCCGAGCTT CCTTTTGGATTTCAATGGTGCCCCTTTAGTGGATTCACCCGGCTAGCATCCATGTTTGA GGAGCGTGAAGCTGAGCTTACTT ATCACACAACTGGAGATCGCTCAAGTGCTGCAAGCAGTTCACTTGTTTGCCCATATCTTGCCCTGCGTGGTTTTCTGCATCCTGTTCATGTGCCTTCTACATCTAATCCTGGTgctgaaagcacttcatttcgtcGGCATGCAACTGGCTTGGAAGGCCATGCCACTCTTGATTTGAATAATGCTCAACTTTTCCATGCGATTGAGTCAATAAATCATGACAGTGAGCACAGACATTTGAGTAATCTTCCTGTATCAGGAATTCCTGAGTATTCTATGACTCCATTTGGTATAGGACTACCAAGATATGACAGTGGCAGCCAACAGAGATTCAGATCATATGCACATCATCATCCCCTAATCCATAG GCCAGCACCTCGCAGTGGGAGCAATTTGGTGGCACCACCATTGGGGTCGGTTCCAGCtgtggtggcggcggcggagaCCGCAAGAGGCAGCCACATGTACCAACGCTCGTCCGTGCATGGCAGCCCGTTCCCTCCTACCACCACTAGAAGGGTGAGGCCGAGAGCCTTGACGATCACATCGTTCATCGCAGCGACGTCCTCAGGTGAGATCGGAGGCCCCCATGGATTCTCCGCTCCTGGAGCCGCCATGAACAGGAGCGTCTCTGACGCTGAGGGCATCTCTAGACCCATTGACCGGCCGTACAATGCATGGGGCCGGGAGGGCTTCGCTCCGTTCCCCTGGATCCCCGCTGAAGGCGAGTCTCACTGGTGGGGCACCTTCAACCCTGTGCAGAACCATGCGCATGGAGGCTTTAGCAGAAGGCCTGCTGGGGAGCGGATGCCGCCGCAGAGCCAAAGCCACCCGGAGAACAGCTATCAGGCTGTGCCGCCGTCACAGAGGATGCCGCCGTTCTTGTGA
- the LOC100216604 gene encoding putative RING zinc finger domain superfamily protein isoform X1: MQCPNCRKIEKGRWLYASGHRASVDIDMGGWVTSDNYDITSELPFGFQWCPFSGFTRLASMFEEREAELTYHTTGDRSSAASSSLVCPYLALRGFLHPVHVPSTSNPGAESTSFRRHATGLEGHATLDLNNAQLFHAIESINHDSEHRHLSNLPVSGIPEYSMTPFGIGLPRYDSGSQQRFRSYAHHHPLIHRPAPRSGSNLVAPPLGSVPAVVAAAETARGSHMYQRSSVHGSPFPPTTTRRVRPRALTITSFIAATSSGEIGGPHGFSAPGAAMNRSVSDAEGISRPIDRPYNAWGREGFAPFPWIPAEGESHWWGTFNPVQNHAHGGFSRRPAGERMPPQSQSHPENSYQAVPPSQRMPPFL, from the exons ATGCAATGCCCTAACTGTCGGAAGATTGAGAAAGGTCGCTGGCTTTATGCAAGCGGACATCGCGCCTCTGTTGATATTGATATGGGTGGCTGGGTGACCAGTGACAACTATGATATCACCTCCGAGCTT CCTTTTGGATTTCAATGGTGCCCCTTTAGTGGATTCACCCGGCTAGCATCCATGTTTGA GGAGCGTGAAGCTGAGCTTACTT ATCACACAACTGGAGATCGCTCAAGTGCTGCAAGCAGTTCACTTGTTTGCCCATATCTTGCCCTGCGTGGTTTTCTGCATCCTGTTCATGTGCCTTCTACATCTAATCCTGGTgctgaaagcacttcatttcgtcGGCATGCAACTGGCTTGGAAGGCCATGCCACTCTTGATTTGAATAATGCTCAACTTTTCCATGCGATTGAGTCAATAAATCATGACAGTGAGCACAGACATTTGAGTAATCTTCCTGTATCAGGAATTCCTGAGTATTCTATGACTCCATTTGGTATAGGACTACCAAGATATGACAGTGGCAGCCAACAGAGATTCAGATCATATGCACATCATCATCCCCTAATCCATAG GCCAGCACCTCGCAGTGGGAGCAATTTGGTGGCACCACCATTGGGGTCGGTTCCAGCtgtggtggcggcggcggagaCCGCAAGAGGCAGCCACATGTACCAACGCTCGTCCGTGCATGGCAGCCCGTTCCCTCCTACCACCACTAGAAGGGTGAGGCCGAGAGCCTTGACGATCACATCGTTCATCGCAGCGACGTCCTCAGGTGAGATCGGAGGCCCCCATGGATTCTCCGCTCCTGGAGCCGCCATGAACAGGAGCGTCTCTGACGCTGAGGGCATCTCTAGACCCATTGACCGGCCGTACAATGCATGGGGCCGGGAGGGCTTCGCTCCGTTCCCCTGGATCCCCGCTGAAGGCGAGTCTCACTGGTGGGGCACCTTCAACCCTGTGCAGAACCATGCGCATGGAGGCTTTAGCAGAAGGCCTGCTGGGGAGCGGATGCCGCCGCAGAGCCAAAGCCACCCGGAGAACAGCTATCAGGCTGTGCCGCCGTCACAGAGGATGCCGCCGTTCTTGTGA
- the LOC103654416 gene encoding uncharacterized protein — protein sequence MATNAIVVNITLDGQNYPEWAFCVETALRGHGLLFHLTDAAPVLADDRRNAVDIKTWQLNDGKVMAAMVNSVKPSMIMSLSKFKTAKAIWSHLKERFVQDSGALLHTLMQQTHVIEQNDMSIDEYYLAFDRLMSALTSMVPACTVDPCLAHKFIEKFFTYRFVMGVRAKFDSLRARLLQGSDTLTMAKALSDLLAEETRLNSLSSTGTNTHSVLAAAQKPKNVFKPCDHCGKTNHRSELCFVKFPKKLTDFRARRGARGRGPGPSTRGSVVVAATSSACTSESVWVLDSGASFHVTSDQSKLASTTPVTDGASVQTADGPSHRGSDWDWPSP from the exons ATGGCGACAAATGCTATTGTGGTCAATATCACTCTTGATGGCCAAAATTATCCGGAGTGGGCTTTCTGTGTTGAGACTGCACTCAGGGGACATGGATTACTCTTTCATTTGACTGATGCGGCACCCGTACTTGCGGATGATCGTCGCAATGCTGTTGATATCAAAACATGGCAGCTTAATGATGGTAAAGTGATGGCTGCTATGGTGAACAGTGTCAAACCGTCTATGATTATGAGTTTGTCTAAATTTAAAACTGCTAAAGCCATCTGGTCTCATTTGAAGGAGCGTTTTGTTCAGGACAGTGGTGCTCTATTACACACTCTCATGCAACAGACACATGTTATTGAGCAAAATGATATGAGTATTGATGAGTACTACTTAGCCTTTGATCGTCTGATGAGTGCTTTGACATCTATGGTGCCTGCTTGTACTGTTGATCCGTGTCTGGCTCATAAGTTTATTGAGAAGTTCTTCACTTACAGATTTGTTATGGGCGTTCGGGCCAAGTTTGATTCTCTTCGTGCTCGTTTACTTCAGGGTTCTGACACTCTCACAATGGCTAAGGCGTTGTCTGATTTACTTGCTGAAGAGACTCGTCTTAATTCTCTGTCTTCTACTGGTACTAATACTCACAGTGTATTGGCTGCTGCCCAGAAACCTAAGAATGTGTTTAAGCCTTGTGATCATTGTGGCAAGACCAATCATCGATCTGAGCTTTGCTTTGTCAAGTTCCCTAAGAAGTTGACTGATTTCCGTGCACGACGTGGTGCTCGTGGCCGTGGTCCAGGACCATCTACTAGAGGCTCAGTTGTTGTTGCTGCCACTTCGTCCGCTTGTACTTCAGAGTCGGTCTGGGTACTTGATTCAGGAGCCTCCTTTCATGTCACATCTGATCAGTCAAAGTTGGCTTCTACTACACCTGTCACAGATGGTGCTTCAGTGCAGACAGCTGATG GACCTTCGCACAGGGGAAGTGATTGGGACTGGCCGTCGCCGTAG